From the genome of Palaemon carinicauda isolate YSFRI2023 chromosome 6, ASM3689809v2, whole genome shotgun sequence, one region includes:
- the LOC137643265 gene encoding nucleolar protein 58-like produces the protein MVLIQYHEIESTCKVYGKANEKKEKNRKKKDEKKKENQKKKDEKKEENQNKENEKKKENQKKEEKKEDNQKMKDEKKEKKKNKEENKKEKNNRKKIREEELLKEIYEWRKEGDRLHGENMKIRQHIHRLHIILGEARKEKNKKEKNEMRGENQKKKNEQKKGNLKKNDGKEKNLKKKNEKKKKRESEKEWREGREYEKEKLKERGESGNKE, from the exons aatgaaaagaaggaaaaaaatcggaaaaagaaggatgaaaagaagaaagagaatcagaaaaagaaggatgaaaagaaagaggagaatcagaacaaggaaaatgaaaagaagaaagagaatcagaaaaaggaggagaaaaaggaagATAATCAGaaaatgaaagatgaaaagaaagagaagaaaaagaataaggaggagaataaaaaagaaaagaataacagGAAAAAGATTCGTGAAGAGGAACTACTGAAGGAAATTTACGAATGGAGGAAGGAAGGGGATAGACTGCATGgcgaaaatatgaaaataaggCAACATATACATAGACTTCATATAATCCTGGGGGAAGCaagaaaggaaaagaataaaaaa gaaaagaatgaaaTGAGAGGGGAGAatcagaaaaagaagaatgaacagaaaaaagggaatCTAAAGAAGAATGATGGGAAGGAAAAGAatctgaaaaagaagaatgaaaagaaaaaaaaaagagaatcagaAAAAGAATGGAGGGAAGGCagagaatatgaaaaagaaaaattaaaagaaagaggaGAATCGGGAAACAAAgaataa